Proteins encoded within one genomic window of Candidatus Paracaedimonas acanthamoebae:
- a CDS encoding ProQ/FinO family protein: MTEKLKLTIKKPLSLNKQSQLFQALKPLHEQAKKEKHQDLQQQRQNEREAKQKKREEIKVALRWLYEQFPACFNPKDLKPLKLNIDKDLFSFLEKENSPSKVKLRDALTYFTSNVHYLKAIINGTHRYDLNGQQAEEITQEQKDFAQNKLEKILQSIKTKNQHKIKSSS, translated from the coding sequence ATGACAGAAAAACTTAAACTCACAATTAAGAAGCCCTTAAGCTTAAATAAGCAATCCCAACTCTTTCAAGCGCTGAAGCCCCTTCATGAGCAAGCGAAAAAAGAAAAACATCAAGACTTGCAACAGCAAAGACAAAATGAGAGAGAAGCCAAACAGAAGAAGAGAGAAGAAATTAAAGTTGCTTTAAGATGGCTTTATGAACAATTCCCTGCGTGCTTTAATCCTAAAGACTTAAAGCCGCTTAAACTTAATATTGATAAAGACCTTTTTTCTTTCCTTGAAAAAGAAAACTCTCCTTCAAAGGTTAAATTGAGAGACGCCCTTACCTATTTCACAAGTAACGTTCATTATCTTAAAGCTATTATTAACGGCACCCACCGGTATGATCTTAATGGCCAACAAGCTGAAGAAATTACCCAAGAGCAAAAAGATTTTGCACAAAACAAACTTGAGAAAATTCTTCAATCGATAAAAACTAAAAATCAGCATAAAATTAAGTCTTCTAGCTAA
- a CDS encoding type II toxin-antitoxin system ParD family antitoxin, which produces MNISLNPNLEKFVHQKIEEGYYNSASEVVRDALRLLIEKEILFKQQVDKLNQDIALGLTQLAEGKGIEGKNVFDEIKALKK; this is translated from the coding sequence ATGAATATTTCTCTTAACCCAAATCTTGAGAAGTTTGTCCATCAAAAGATTGAAGAAGGTTACTATAACTCGGCCAGTGAAGTTGTACGGGATGCGTTAAGGCTTTTAATTGAGAAAGAAATCCTCTTTAAGCAACAAGTCGATAAACTTAATCAAGATATTGCATTAGGTCTTACTCAACTTGCAGAAGGCAAAGGCATTGAGGGTAAAAATGTTTTTGATGAGATTAAGGCCTTAAAAAAATAG
- a CDS encoding type II toxin-antitoxin system RelE/ParE family toxin: protein MSSFIFSPAARQDLIEIWQYIAEENIETATKILSKIEEKCHMLSEFPHLGHQRKDLTNHPVLFWPVYNYLIIYKQDTNPLEIVRVLNGYRNLIDLLQ, encoded by the coding sequence ATGTCTTCCTTTATCTTTTCCCCTGCCGCAAGACAGGACCTCATTGAAATATGGCAATATATTGCAGAAGAAAATATAGAGACTGCCACTAAAATTCTTTCTAAAATCGAAGAGAAGTGTCATATGCTGAGTGAGTTTCCTCACCTTGGACATCAACGCAAAGATTTAACAAATCACCCAGTCTTATTCTGGCCTGTATACAATTATTTGATTATTTATAAACAAGACACGAACCCTTTAGAAATTGTAAGAGTTCTTAACGGATATCGTAATTTAATAGATTTATTACAATAA
- a CDS encoding SOS response-associated peptidase — MCGRFTLFAKGEELKAEFKLTEVSALPSSYNIAPFQSILIISQDAETHDNHLHLAHWGLIPSWTKNPNEAPKPINARFETLKEKLYYKKAFQRQRCLIPTSGF, encoded by the coding sequence TTGTGCGGAAGATTTACTCTTTTTGCTAAAGGAGAAGAACTTAAAGCTGAATTTAAGCTTACAGAAGTAAGTGCTCTTCCCTCTTCTTACAATATTGCCCCTTTTCAAAGTATTTTAATTATCTCTCAAGATGCAGAAACTCATGATAATCACCTTCACTTAGCTCATTGGGGTCTCATCCCTTCGTGGACCAAAAATCCTAATGAAGCCCCAAAACCGATTAATGCCCGCTTTGAAACCTTAAAAGAAAAGCTTTATTATAAGAAAGCATTTCAAAGACAAAGGTGCTTAATTCCGACTTCAGGATTTTAG